A stretch of the Rosa rugosa chromosome 5, drRosRugo1.1, whole genome shotgun sequence genome encodes the following:
- the LOC133712632 gene encoding polyketide synthase 5-like, which translates to MVTVDEVRKAQRAEGPCTILAIGTATPPNCIDQSTYPDYYFRITNSEHKVELKEKFQRICDKSMIKKRYMYLTEEILKKNPSMCEYMAPSLDARQDMVVVEIPKLSKEAATKTIKEWGQPKSKITHLVFCTTSGVDMPGADYQLTKLLGLRSSVKRLMMYQQGCFAGGTMLRLAKDLAENNRGARVLLVCSEITAVIFRGPSDTHLDSLVGQALFGDGAATIIVGADPLPEIEKPLFEVVSAAQTILPDSDGAIELHLREVGLTFHLLKDVPELISKNIEKCLNEAFKPLNITDWNSLFWIAHPGGPAILDQVEVKLGLKPEKLEATRHILSEYGNMTSACVLFILDEVRRKSAENGHKTTGEGLEWGVLFGFGPGVTVDTVVLHSVGVTT; encoded by the exons ATGGTGACCGTCGACGAAGTCCGCAAGGCTCAACGAGCTGAGGGTCCGTGCACCATCTTGGCCATCGGGACAGCAACTCCTCCTAATTGTATCGACCAGAGCACATACCCCGACTACTACTTTCGTATCACCAACAGTGAGCACAAGGTTGAGCTCAAGGAGAAATTCCAGCGCATAT GTGATAAGTCAATGATCAAGAAGCGTTACATGTATTTGACTGAAGAGATTTTGAAGAAGAATCCTAGTATGTGCGAGTACATGGCACCTTCACTTGATGCAAGACAAGACATGGTGGTTGTTGAAATTCCAAAGCTCAGCAAAGAGGCTGCCACCAAGACCATTAAGGAATGGGGCCAGCCCAAGTCCAAAATCACCCACTTGGTCTTCTGTACCACCAGTGGTGTTGACATGCCTGGGGCTGATTACCAGCTTACTAAGCTTTTGGGCCTCCGCTCATCCGTCAAGCGCCTCATGATGTACCAACAAGGTTGTTTCGCCGGCGGCACTATGCTCCGGTTGGCCAAGGACTTGGCCGAGAACAATCGGGGTGCACGTGTTCTCCTTGTTTGTTCTGAGATCACTGCCGTCATTTTCCGTGGACCTAGTGACACCCATCTCGATAGTCTTGTGGGCCAAGCCTTGTTTGGTGACGGTGCTGCGACCATTATTGTTGGGGCTGACCCACTGCCCGAGATTGAGAAGCCCTTGTTTGAGGTTGTCTCAGCGGCCCAGACTATCCTTCCCGATAGTGATGGGGCCATTGAGTTGCATCTTCGTGAAGTTGGGCTCACATTTCACCTCCTCAAGGATGTTCCTGAGCTGATTTCAAAGAACATCGAAAAGTGCCTGAACGAGGCCTTCAAGCCTTTGAACATCACGGATTGGAACTCACTTTTCTGGATTGCACACCCGGGTGGCCCTGCAATTCTGGACCAAGTAGAGGTGAAGTTGGGATTAAAGCCCGAAAAGTTAGAAGCCACAAGGCACATTTTATCTGAGTATGGCAACATGACCAGTGCTTGCGTGTTGTTTATTTTGGACGAGGTGAGGAGAAAGTCTGCAGAAAATGGGCACAAGACCACTGGAGAGGGCCTGGAGTGGGGAGTCCTAtttgggtttgggcctgggGTTACCGTCGACACTGTCGTGCTTCACAGTGTTGGTGTCACTACTTGA